Proteins found in one Quercus robur chromosome 2, dhQueRobu3.1, whole genome shotgun sequence genomic segment:
- the LOC126713535 gene encoding putative laccase-9 gives MGSRKTSLILGFLGFLFLDSLLFCSAYNVHHYSFLLRETNFTRLCTTKSMFTVNGQWPGPTIHVRKGDKAFVNVHNNGDYGVTIHWHGVKQPKNPWSDGPENITQCPIKPGKNFTYEVIFSDEEGTLWWHAHSDWSRATIHGAIVILPEIGKTYPFPKPYAEQVLILAEWFNGDVKELIDEATSTGGDPTPSNAYALNGQPGFPNNCSNETSFRFPVQYGKTYLLRLVNAGMNEEMFFGIAKHNITVVAQDAAYIKPITTSYIMITPGQTMDILVTANQAPSYYYMAASPFFDSSAPYDTTNTSAILQYTGTYTIPTTIPYPTLPNVTDKAAADNFTTRIRSLASAEHPVYVPKNVTTRIFITVSVNQIVCANASCGGPSGNRLSASLNNISFVTPSTDVLQAYYKSLPNVFDKDFPNLPPYKFNFTGDVGNNTLYPSLGTKARLINYGDVVEIVYQGTNVGNAENHPMHLHGFSFFLVGTGYGNFGLTNSTKTYNLIDPPEVNTIGVPKNGWAAIRFVANNPGVWFMHCHLERHASWGMDTVLIVKNGPTKETSIRPPPANLPICS, from the exons ATGGGATCAAGGAAGACAAGTTTGATCCTTGGTTTCCTAGGGTTTTTGTTTCTGGATAGCCTGCTGTTTTGCTCGGCTTACAATGTCCACCACTACAGCTTTCTT CTGAGGGAGACGAACTTTACAAGGCTGTGTACGACAAAGAGTATGTTTACGGTAAATGGTCAATGGCCTGGCCCAACCATTCATGTTCGCAAAGGTGATAAGGCATTTGTCAATGTTCACAACAATGGAGACTATGGTGTCACTATTCACTG GCATGGAGTGAAGCAACCAAAAAATCCATGGTCAGATGGTCCAGAAAATATTACACAATGCCCTATTAAACCTGGAAAGAATTTCACTTATGAAGTCATATTTTCTGATGAGGAAGGAACTCTTTGGTGGCATGCCCATAGTGACTGGTCCCGCGCCACAATCCACGGTGCCATAGTCATCCTGCCTGAAATTGGAAAGACTTACCCTTTTCCCAAGCCCTACGCTGAGCAAGTGCTTATACTTG CGGAATGGTTTAATGGAGATGTAAAGGAACTTATTGACGAGGCCACTTCAACCGGTGGTGATCCAACCCCATCAAATGCCTACGCTCTTAATGGCCAACCAGGATTTCCAAATAATTGCTCCAATG AAACATCATTTCGTTTTCCAGTCCAATATGGGAAGACATATCTCCTTCGTCTAGTCAATGCCGGGATGAATGAAGAAATGTTTTTCGGAATTGCAAAACACAATATAACAGTTGTGGCTCAAGATGCTGCATACATAAAGCCCATAACCACAAGTTACATCATGATAACCCCAGGGCAAACAATGGATATATTGGTCACAGCAAATCAAGCACCTAGTTACTATTACATGGCTGCTTCTCCATTCTTTGACTCAAGTGCTCCATACGATACTACCAACACTTCAGCTATTCTCCAATATACAGGCACTTATACAATTCCAACCACCATTCCTTATCCAACCCTTCCTAATGTCACAGACAAGGCTGCTGCAGACAACTTCACAACTCGTATAAGATCCTTGGCTAGTGCTGAGCACCCTGTTTATGTGCCCAAAAATGTCACCACACGAATTTTCATCACAGTTTCTGTGAACCAGATAGTTTGTGCCAATGCCTCGTGCGGGGGTCCAAGTGGTAATAGGCTATCTGCTAGCTTGAACAACATAAGTTTTGTCACCCCATCCACTGATGTCCTGCAAGCATACTATAA GAGCTTGCCAAATGTTTTTGACAAGGACTTCCCGAATTTGCCACCCTATAAGTTTAATTTCACTGGAGACGTGGGTAATAATACATTATACCCAAGCCTAGGAACAAAGGCAAGGTTGATAAATTATGGGGACGTAGTGGAAATAGTGTACCAAGGGACAAACGTTGGGAATGCAGAGAATCACCCAATGCATCTACATGGTTTTAGCTTCTTTTTGGTTGGGACGGGTTATGGCAATTTTGGCCTTACCAATTCAACAAAGACTTACAATTTGATTGATCCACCAGAAGTTAATACCATTGGAGTTCCTAAGAATGGATGGGCTGCCATTAGATTCGTAGCCAATAATCCTG GGGTTTGGTTTATGCACTGTCATTTGGAACGACATGCGAGTTGGGGCATGGACACTGTTCTAATTGTGAAGAATGGCCCCACCAAAGAAACAAGTATTCGGCCACCCCCAGCTAATTTACCTATTTGTTCTTAG